In a genomic window of Corvus hawaiiensis isolate bCorHaw1 chromosome Z, bCorHaw1.pri.cur, whole genome shotgun sequence:
- the TMEM271 gene encoding transmembrane protein 271 gives MKWSVRGACAALSSCLLLACALSAAAVGLKCFSLGSELKGEPFRLGTAAGAFYSGLLLAAGLSLLAAALLCCRPPDEAPVAPAPAPASAPAPASALAPAGDPDPASGGPGGAEAAAAPSGPVEKASPGGRQNFLLLGVLVFMLGVLSAFAGAVIDGDTVSLVERKYSHYCLLQPGGAARPRSGPAAPDGSAAALRCQKLRDYQQGLVLSTVFNALECLLGLLNLLLVKNYKAAQQRGRRRRRRRAAPAAAAAGGRRRRRRGGGGGRRAPRQSQGSLFSGGEPELSPGDCPFQAVSYINVGVFHVFDEAGVEVHCGGHPSVELPGYSPMDPELNASYPYCYPLPSEQPPAYEEIYPGEPCAHGT, from the coding sequence ATGAAGTGGAGCGTGCGGGGAGCCTGCGCCGCGctctccagctgcctcctgctcgCCTGCGCCCTCAGCGCCGCCGCCGTGGGCCTCAAGTGCTTCTCGCTGGGCTCCGAGCTCAAAGGCGAGCCCTTCCGCCTGGGCACCGCCGCCGGCGCCTTCTActcggggctgctgctggccgCCGGCCTTTCTCTGCTCGCCGCTGCGCTGCTCTGCTGTCGCCCGCCCGACGAGGCGCCCGTGGCGCCGGCTCCGGCACCGGCCTCAGCACCGGCACCGGCCTCTGCTTTGGCCCCGGCCGGGGACCCGGACCCGGcgagcggcggccccggcggggcggAGGCGGCAGCCGCGCCGTCGGGGCCGGTGGAGAAGGCGTCGCCCGGGGGGCGGCAGAACTTCCTGcttctgggggtgctggtgttCATGCTGGGCGTGCTGAGCGCCTTCGCCGGCGCCGTCATCGACGGCGACACCGTGTCGCTGGTGGAGAGGAAGTACTCGCACTATTGCCTGCTGCAGCCCGGCGGCGCGGCCCGCCCGCGGAGCGGACCCGCGGCCCCCGACGGCTCCGCCGCCGCGCTCCGCTGCCAGAAGCTGCGGGACTACCAGCAAGGCTTGGTGCTCTCCACCGTTTTCAACGCGCTGGAGTGCCTCCTGGGCCTGCTCAACCTGCTCCTTGTCAAGAACTACAAGGCCGCGCAGCAGCGCGGacggaggcggcggcggcggcgagcggccccggccgcggcggcggcgggcgggcggcggcggcggcgaaggggcggcggcggcgggcgacGGGCGCCGCGCCAGAGCCAGGGCTCCCTCTTCTCCGGCGGCGAGCCCGAACTCAGCCCCGGGGATTGCCCCTTCCAGGCCGTCTCCTACATCAACGTGGGCGTCTTCCACGTCTTCGACGAGGCCGGCGTGGAGGTGCACTGCGGAGGACATCCCTCCGTCGAGCTGCCCGGCTATTCGCCCATGGACCCCGAGCTCAACGCCTCCTACCCCTACTGCTACCCTCTGCCCAGCGAGCAGCCCCCCGCCTACGAGGAGATCTACCCCGGGGAGCCCTGCGCTCACGGCACCTAG